The following are from one region of the Lytechinus pictus isolate F3 Inbred chromosome 4, Lp3.0, whole genome shotgun sequence genome:
- the LOC135153854 gene encoding uncharacterized protein LOC135153854 codes for MRVLYAILLVLQASLPILSAEVYEDDSITLMFQESMDETSVYTILFNEVTIFDNGFPVEGALPEEQLSRMDILESSSGNTINVNLTIQNADRTDAGTYSLRINPTTDSFMEENIDLLVIFAPSDLECAVFNDTISCNATPGYPRDGIISCYQGSEKLQGIQQDKSSVTIAARYRLSLEDTSIGCCTENSAFVFTSGNCNQFTWFTPQRVQATTTNLPPQNVTRRKPGNMTRVPTTTNVPLETDILYQKGWLTQNRAVIGFMCGILFVLVVMYPFGMTYHFRVYMKEPKKYVSDSKGRGHFTSVSSV; via the coding sequence ATGAGGGTACTATATGCAATATTGCTTGTTCTACAAGCCTCTCTGCCAATCCTCTCTGCTGAGGTCTATGAGGATGACTCTATCACCTTGATGTTTCAGGAGTCGATGGATGAAACCAGTGTTTACACTATCCTCTTCAATGAGGTAACCATCTTTGACAATGGCTTTCCTGTAGAAGGGGCGCTTCCTGAAGAACAGCTTAGCAGAATGGACATTCTGGAATCCTCATCCGGGAACACTATCAATGTCAATCTTACCATACAGAATGCAGATAGAACAGATGCTGGGACATATTCCCTGCGCATCAATCCTACAACCGATTCTTTCATGGAAGAGAACATTGACTTGTTGGTGATCTTCGCACCATCGGATCTAGAGTGTGCCGTTTTCAATGATACCATCTCCTGCAATGCTACACCAGGGTATCCTCGGGATGGGATCATAAGCTGTTACCAAGGGAGTGAGAAGCTACAGGGTATCCAACAGGACAAAAGTTCTGTGACCATTGCTGCTAGGTACAGATTGTCACTTGAGGACACTTCCATTGGCTGCTGCACAGAGAACAGTGCCTTTGTCTTTACATCAGGAAACTGTAATCAGTTTACTTGGTTCACTCCTCAAAGAGTCCAAGCTACCACGACCAACCTCCCACCGCAGAACGTAACAAGACGTAAACCTGGGAACATGACGAGGGTGCCTACAACAACCAATGTCCCATTGGAAACTGACATTCTTTACCAAAAGGGCTGGCTGACTCAAAACAGGGCAGTTATTGGTTTTATGTGTGGGATTCTATTTGTCCTTGTCGTAATGTACCCATTCGGAATGACATACCATTTCAGGGTTTACATGAAAGAACCGAAAAAGTATGTTTCTGATAGCAAAGGCAGAGGACACTTCACTTCCGTATCCTCAGtataa